The genomic region GGCAGCGAGCTTGGCGGCGCGAGCGAAACCATCGACGCCCGTGGCCTGGTGGTGTCGCCCGGCTTCATCGACCCGCACACCCACTACGACGCGCAATGGTGCTGGGACCCGGTGCTCACCAGCAGCGCCTGGCACGGCGTGACCTCGGTGGTGATGGGCAACTGCGGGGTGGGCATCGCTCCGTGCC from Immundisolibacter sp. harbors:
- a CDS encoding amidohydrolase family protein — translated: MSHDLLIQGGSVIDGSGAPARGADVAIKGDRIVAIGSELGGASETIDARGLVVSPGFIDPHTHYDAQWCWDPVLTSSAWHGVTSVVMGNCGVGIAPC